Proteins encoded in a region of the Myxococcus guangdongensis genome:
- a CDS encoding (2,3-dihydroxybenzoyl)adenylate synthase: MSTDASRLPGCPTWPVDYAERYRAAGYWRGETFGKLLRERAEHHGDRTALVSGAERLTYRQLDARVDRLAAGLHGLGIRATDRVVVQLPNIAAFYEVCFALFRLGALPVFALPAHRGSEIGYFCEFTEAVAYVIADRHGGFDYRNLAATVQAKTPTLEHVLVVGDAGPFTSLESLYAAQPVALTEPRPDDVAFFQLSGGSTGVPKLIPRTHDDYLYSLRASAEICQLDTSSVYLCALPVAHNFPMSSPGVFGTFYAGGTAVLALHPSPDVAFPLIEKEKVTITALVPPLAMVWMDAARARRHDLSSLRVLQVGGAKFSAEAAARVKPTLGCTVQQVFGMAEGLVNYTRLDDSEERIVNTQGRPICADDEVRIVDEDGQDVAVGETGQLLTRGPYTIRGYYKAETHNARAFTSDGFYCTGDLVRMTADGYLVVEGRAKDQINRGGDKVAAEEVENHLLAHPEVHDAAVVSMPDAFLGERTCAFVIPRGTPPPATSLTAFLRERGLAAFKIPDRVEFLDTFPKTGVGKVSKKALREKLSQPTAPR; the protein is encoded by the coding sequence GTGAGCACGGACGCGTCCCGGCTCCCCGGCTGCCCCACGTGGCCCGTGGACTATGCCGAGCGCTACCGCGCCGCGGGCTACTGGCGCGGGGAGACCTTCGGGAAGCTCCTGCGTGAGCGCGCCGAGCACCACGGGGACCGCACCGCGCTGGTCTCCGGCGCCGAGCGGCTCACGTACCGGCAGCTCGACGCGCGCGTGGACCGGCTGGCCGCGGGCCTGCACGGCCTGGGCATCCGCGCGACGGACAGGGTGGTGGTGCAGCTGCCCAACATCGCCGCGTTCTACGAGGTGTGCTTCGCGCTGTTCCGGCTGGGCGCCCTGCCCGTCTTCGCCCTGCCCGCGCACCGCGGCTCGGAGATCGGCTACTTCTGCGAGTTCACCGAGGCGGTCGCCTACGTCATCGCGGACCGCCACGGCGGCTTCGACTACCGCAACCTCGCCGCCACGGTGCAGGCGAAGACGCCCACGCTCGAGCACGTCCTCGTCGTGGGCGACGCGGGCCCGTTCACCTCGCTGGAGAGCCTGTACGCCGCCCAGCCCGTGGCGCTGACCGAGCCCCGGCCCGACGACGTCGCCTTCTTCCAGCTGTCCGGCGGCAGCACGGGCGTGCCCAAGCTCATCCCGCGCACGCACGACGACTACCTCTACAGCCTCCGGGCCAGCGCGGAGATCTGCCAGCTCGACACCTCCAGCGTGTACCTGTGCGCGCTGCCGGTGGCGCACAACTTCCCCATGAGCTCGCCGGGCGTGTTCGGCACGTTCTACGCGGGCGGCACCGCGGTGCTGGCCCTGCACCCGAGCCCCGACGTGGCCTTCCCCCTCATCGAGAAGGAGAAGGTCACCATCACCGCGCTGGTGCCGCCCCTGGCCATGGTGTGGATGGACGCGGCCAGGGCGCGCCGCCATGACCTGTCCAGCCTGCGCGTGCTCCAGGTGGGCGGCGCCAAGTTCAGCGCGGAGGCCGCCGCGCGCGTGAAGCCCACGCTGGGCTGCACGGTGCAGCAGGTCTTCGGCATGGCCGAGGGCCTGGTCAACTACACGCGCCTGGACGACTCCGAGGAGCGCATCGTCAACACCCAGGGCCGCCCCATCTGCGCGGACGACGAGGTGCGCATCGTCGACGAGGACGGGCAGGACGTCGCGGTGGGCGAGACGGGCCAGCTGCTCACGCGCGGGCCGTACACCATCCGCGGCTACTACAAGGCGGAGACGCACAACGCGCGCGCCTTCACCTCCGACGGCTTCTACTGCACTGGAGACCTGGTCCGGATGACGGCGGACGGCTACCTGGTGGTCGAGGGCCGCGCGAAGGACCAGATCAACCGAGGCGGCGACAAGGTGGCGGCCGAAGAGGTGGAGAACCACCTGCTCGCGCACCCCGAGGTCCACGACGCCGCCGTCGTGTCCATGCCGGATGCGTTCCTGGGCGAGCGCACCTGCGCGTTCGTCATCCCCCGCGGCACGCCGCCTCCGGCCACGTCGCTCACCGCGTTCCTGCGTGAGCGGGGCCTGGCGGCCTTCAAGATTCCGGACCGGGTCGAGTTCCTCGACACGTTCCCCAAGACGGGTGTCGGCAAGGTCAGCAAGAAGGCGCTGCGCGAGAAGCTCAGTCAGCCCACCGCGCCCCGCTGA
- the dhbC gene encoding isochorismate synthase DhbC produces the protein MKTTEVAPQKLAAQLLESYEAGSSFFFASPRRTLLARGTFATVPHVGGQSSLERLGERVAKVLSDARQADHDIPVAVGAVPFVGRAPAQLVVPMTLQRAGPLVFDDVAMPHPVLPQSYTVRPVPEPARYLDGVAQALKLMESGPLRKVVLSRSLHLSATTPIDLQRLLHNLARRNPSGFTFAVDLQGEGRRTLIGASPELLVSRNGMQVVANPLAGSAARSPDPVEDQARAARLLESPKDLHEHAVVIDAVAEAMRPFCKTLDVPARPSLVSTQTMWHLSSRIVGEIADPSISSLTLAMALHPTPAVCGFPTELAHEAIGHIEPFDRGYFTGTVGWCDANGDGQWAVTIRCAEADESSLRLFAGAGIVAGSKPESELAETEAKFRTMLQAMGLGQGAEVKP, from the coding sequence GTGAAGACGACCGAAGTGGCACCCCAGAAGCTGGCGGCGCAGTTGCTCGAGAGCTACGAGGCCGGCTCTTCCTTCTTCTTCGCCTCGCCTCGCCGGACGCTGCTGGCGCGGGGCACGTTCGCCACCGTGCCGCACGTGGGAGGCCAGAGCTCCCTGGAGCGGCTGGGCGAGCGCGTGGCCAAGGTGCTGAGCGACGCGCGTCAGGCGGACCATGACATCCCGGTGGCGGTGGGCGCGGTGCCCTTCGTCGGCCGCGCGCCCGCGCAGCTCGTGGTGCCCATGACGCTGCAGCGCGCCGGCCCGCTCGTGTTCGACGACGTGGCCATGCCGCACCCCGTCCTCCCGCAGAGCTACACCGTGCGCCCGGTGCCCGAGCCCGCCAGGTACCTGGACGGCGTGGCCCAGGCGCTCAAGCTCATGGAGAGCGGCCCCCTGCGCAAGGTGGTGCTGTCGCGCTCGCTGCACCTGAGCGCCACCACGCCCATCGACCTGCAGCGGCTCCTGCACAACCTGGCCCGGCGCAACCCGTCCGGCTTCACCTTCGCCGTGGACCTGCAGGGCGAGGGTCGGCGCACGCTCATCGGCGCGAGCCCCGAGCTGCTCGTGTCGCGCAACGGGATGCAGGTGGTGGCCAACCCGCTGGCGGGCTCCGCGGCGCGCAGCCCGGACCCCGTGGAGGACCAGGCCCGGGCGGCCCGGCTGCTCGAGTCCCCCAAGGATTTGCACGAGCACGCGGTGGTCATCGACGCGGTGGCGGAGGCCATGCGTCCGTTCTGCAAGACCCTGGATGTGCCGGCCCGTCCGTCGCTCGTCAGCACGCAGACGATGTGGCACCTGTCCAGCCGCATCGTCGGGGAGATCGCCGACCCGTCCATCTCGTCGTTGACGCTCGCGATGGCGCTGCACCCCACGCCGGCCGTGTGCGGCTTCCCCACGGAGCTGGCGCACGAGGCCATCGGCCACATCGAGCCGTTCGACCGGGGCTACTTCACGGGCACCGTGGGCTGGTGCGACGCCAACGGCGACGGCCAGTGGGCGGTGACCATCCGGTGCGCGGAGGCGGACGAGAGCTCGCTGCGGCTGTTCGCGGGCGCCGGCATCGTCGCGGGCTCCAAGCCGGAGTCCGAGCTGGCGGAGACCGAGGCCAAGTTCCGCACCATGCTCCAGGCGATGGGCCTGGGCCAGGGCGCCGAGGTGAAGCCGTGA
- a CDS encoding 2,3-dihydro-2,3-dihydroxybenzoate dehydrogenase, giving the protein MGDTPRVALVTGAARGIGAEVARVLAPEATIAALDTNAEGLLALVAELRARGHKASAWPVSVSDAAAVETVVERIEKELGPIHILVNVAGVLRMSPIVEMSDEDWATTFGVNTNGVFHVSRAVARRMVPRREGVIVTVASNASSTPRLQMGAYAASKAASTMFTKCLGLELAQYGIRCNVVSPGSTDTDMQRGMWKDANGAQAVIAGSSESFRVGIPLQRIADPRDIAHAVQFLVSDRARHITLHDLCVDGGATLGT; this is encoded by the coding sequence ATGGGAGACACACCGCGGGTGGCACTGGTGACGGGCGCGGCGCGCGGTATCGGCGCCGAGGTCGCGCGGGTGCTGGCGCCCGAGGCGACCATCGCCGCCCTCGACACGAACGCCGAGGGGCTGCTGGCGCTGGTGGCGGAGCTGCGCGCCCGAGGCCACAAGGCCAGCGCGTGGCCGGTCAGCGTCAGTGACGCCGCGGCGGTGGAGACGGTGGTGGAGCGCATCGAGAAGGAGCTGGGCCCCATCCACATCCTGGTGAACGTGGCGGGCGTGCTGCGCATGTCCCCCATCGTGGAGATGAGCGACGAGGACTGGGCGACGACCTTCGGCGTGAACACGAACGGCGTGTTCCATGTCTCGCGCGCGGTGGCCCGGCGCATGGTCCCCCGGCGCGAGGGCGTCATCGTCACCGTGGCCTCCAACGCCTCCAGCACGCCCCGGTTGCAGATGGGCGCCTACGCCGCGTCCAAGGCCGCCTCCACCATGTTCACCAAGTGCCTGGGCCTGGAGCTGGCGCAATACGGAATCCGTTGCAACGTCGTGTCTCCGGGCTCCACCGACACCGACATGCAGCGGGGCATGTGGAAGGACGCCAACGGCGCCCAGGCCGTCATCGCCGGCTCCTCGGAGAGCTTCCGCGTCGGCATCCCGCTCCAGCGCATCGCCGACCCGAGAGACATCGCCCACGCGGTGCAGTTCCTGGTGTCGGACCGCGCGCGCCACATCACCCTGCACGACCTGTGTGTCGACGGCGGCGCCACCCTGGGCACCTGA